In Funiculus sociatus GB2-C1, the sequence CCACTCATCCCCGGTAGAGCCAACGATGCCATCACACCCATTGTAAACAGGGCAAACACAGTCGGCATTGCCTGAGCAATCCCGCCCATTTCTTTCATCGACATCGTGTGAGTGCGATCGTAAGTCACCCCGGCTAAAAAGAATAGTAATGATGCAATTAAACCGTGAGATATCATTTGCAGCATTGCGCCGTTGATTCCCAAGTCAGTAAACGACGCAATCCCCAACAGGACAAATCCCATGTGAGAAACCGACGAATACGCGAGGCGACGCTTCATATTCGTTTGGGCAAAGGAGTTAAACGCACCGTAGATAATATTGACAACGCCCAGAATCGCTAAAACAGGTGCAAAGTAAACGTGTGCATCCGAAAGAAGTCCTAAATTTAGGCGAATCAACCCATATCCGCCCATCTTCAGCAGTACGCCCGCTAATACCATCGATACGGGAGAGGATGCCTCGCCGTGTGCATCCGGTAGCCAGGTGTGCAGGGGGAAAACAGCTAGTTTGACACCAAAGGCAACTAGCAATCCTGCATAAAGCAGCAGTTCTAAAGTAAGGGGGTAATCCTTCAAGCCGAGTTCGACCATATCGAAGGTCAGATTGTCGCCGTAGAATGCCATCCCCAGACCAGCGACCAAAATAAAAATAGAAGCGGCGGCGGTATATAGTAAGAACTTCATCGCGGCGTACTGACGCTTCTGACCTCCCCAAATCGAGACGAGTAGGTAGACGGGAATTAGTTCTACTTCCCACATAATGAACAGCAGCAGCACGTCTTGGGCGACGAATACCCCTACCTGTGCGGAATACAGCACCAGCATCAGGAAATAGAAGAGGTGGGGTTTGAGATTGACTTGCCACGCCGCAAATATTGAGAGTGTCGTCACTAATCCTGCCAGAAGCACAAGCGGGGCTGAAACTCCATCAATCGAAACTGCCCAGTTCAAGCCTAACTGAGGCAGCCAGGTATATTTCTCTACGAGTTGAAAAGTGGCGCTAGTTGGATCGTAATGCTTCCAAAAGACGTAGCACATCAATACAAAGTCTGCGATCCCCACACCCAGCGCATACCACCGCACGCGCTTACCGTCTTTATCAGGCAGAAAAGGAATAAGCAGTGCAGCAACGAGTGGGAGCAGGATAATCGCGCTAAGCCAGGGAAATTGATCCGCTATCATGGCACTAGGAAAAAATACTTATTTGTCTATGTGATTATCTTATTAAACTTTGTAAACACTTATTCATAAATATTTCTTGTAGATCACTATAGATGGATCTATAGGTAGTTGAGCCACTTCAGCGTCTGGTATGGGCTGGCAGCAGAAGAGAATGCGATCGCTTTTGCTAGAGGATAGGCGCGACGCGATAGCGAAGCGCCGACCTGTCGGTTCGCTCTTTTCTCGTGGAGTCTAACTGGGAAGATGCGATCGCCTATTTACCTTTAACTACACC encodes:
- a CDS encoding NAD(P)H-quinone oxidoreductase subunit 4 → MIADQFPWLSAIILLPLVAALLIPFLPDKDGKRVRWYALGVGIADFVLMCYVFWKHYDPTSATFQLVEKYTWLPQLGLNWAVSIDGVSAPLVLLAGLVTTLSIFAAWQVNLKPHLFYFLMLVLYSAQVGVFVAQDVLLLFIMWEVELIPVYLLVSIWGGQKRQYAAMKFLLYTAAASIFILVAGLGMAFYGDNLTFDMVELGLKDYPLTLELLLYAGLLVAFGVKLAVFPLHTWLPDAHGEASSPVSMVLAGVLLKMGGYGLIRLNLGLLSDAHVYFAPVLAILGVVNIIYGAFNSFAQTNMKRRLAYSSVSHMGFVLLGIASFTDLGINGAMLQMISHGLIASLLFFLAGVTYDRTHTMSMKEMGGIAQAMPTVFALFTMGVMASLALPGMSGFASELAVFVGVTTSDIYSSTFRTVTVFLAAVGVILTPIYLLSMLRQVFYNSGEVPTCDIAPTCDITDVDLQSQGNQEPVCFGTNCTLPIDAEFTDARPREVFIAVCFLVLIIGFGVYPKMAMQMYDVKTVAVNAQVRQSYTQIAEVNPQIYAEGFLVSKVAESEVTPVLGMVERYPR